AAAAGGAATATCAAATAATGACATATCACAAACCCAAATGTTGAGGTATCTTGATTGATCCCAAGGGTCAATGCCACCGTTGGCTGTTGATTTTACTCCTTCGGCAGGAGTACCGCCAACTCCAAAAAAGGAATTTTGAGCTGTGTAAGTTCTGGTAATACCGGTGGTTGGGTTTCCGTCAGGATCAAACATGGCTAGTTGAAATTCAATATATGAATCACCCACAATGGTTAAAAAAGTATCACGCGTATTCGTAGTATCTTCATTTAATCTGCGATAGTCTTCATTCAGCCTGGCTATTTGGTTAAAAATCACAGAATCATCCAAGTTCTCTTGTGGTGTATTGTAAACAATGTGCACCACAACCGGTATAATATAAACCGTGCTGCGATCTTGTGAACCGGTTTGTTTTGCCCTGTAAAAGGTTTCGTTTACATTTTCAAGATATCCCGGATGATTGGCATCATAATCAAGAATTGCCTGATGCGTACCGCAATGATTATATTGCTGCGCAAGTGAATTCAGTCCGGCACAAAGTGCAATTAACAAAACCGATTTTTTCATAGTGAAGTTTCTTTGGTTCTAAAATTAGACAAGATATTTTTTATTTATACGTGATTTACATGAACGGTGTTGGTATACTACTGATGGAATCTTCAGCTCCCCGCCCTATTTATTAATTATTCAAGTTGATTATTGCTGCGTATTGCATATCTACACCGCGGACTTGCTATCTTTACATCCATGTCTGATCACTTGAAAGATAAAATAAAAACTTTACCTGATAGTCCCGGGGTGTATCAATATTTTGATAAAAACGGAACCATCATTTATATTGGTAAAGCCAAAGATTTGAAAAAAAGAGTGACCTCTTATTTTGTGAAAGAACATGATAATGCAAAGACAACAATTCTGGTCAGAAAAATTGCAGACATTAAATATATTGTTGTTGAAACAGAATTAGATGCTCTGTTGCTTGAAAATAATCTGATTAAAAAATATCAACCCAGGTATAATATTCTTTTGAAAGATGATAAAACGTATCCCTGGATTTGTATAAAAAATGAAGAATTTCCACGTGTCTTTTATACACGACGAGTAATTAAAGATGGCTCAAAATATTTTGGTCCCTATGCCTCAGGAAAAATGATGCACACCTTACTTGATTTAATACGCGATGTTTATCCGCTAAGGAATTGTACACTGAATCTTTCAAAAAAAAATATTGATCAAAAAAAATATAAAGTTTGTCTTGAATATCATATTGGAAATTGCAAAGGACCATGTATTGGTGAACAAACCGAAAAGGAGTACGATGATTACATCCATGAAATTAAAAACATTTTACGGGGTAATGTTTCCTCTGTTATCAGTGAACTTAAACAACTGATGAAAAAAAAATCTGAAGCTTTGTTATTTGAAGACGCTTTGTTGATCAAAGAGAAAATTGAGACGCTTGAGAACTATCATAGCAAGTCTGCTGTCGTGAGTCCGGCAATTCACAATGTTGATGTTATCTCAATGGTTGAAGATGAAAACGAGGCGTATGTAAATTATTTAAAAATCAATAACGGAGCCATCATTCAAGGCCATACGGTTGAGGTAAAGAAGAAATTGGATGAAACGCCGGCAGAAATTATTCCGCTGGTATTAGTTGAAATGCGTGAGCGTTTTGGAGATGAAGCAAAAGAGATTATTTCAGAAATTGATATAAGCGAGATATTCAAAAATTTGATCATTACAGTGCCTCAACGTGGTGAAAAAAAGTCACTGCTTGAATTGTCACAGCGCAATGCAAAATTTTTCATGCTTGAAAAACATAAGCAAGAGAAATTAATAGATCCGGAAAGACATACTGAACGCATTCTTTCAACTATTCAAAAAGATTTCAGGTTAAAAGATTTGCCGTCACACATGGAGTGTTTTGACAATTCAAATTTTCAGGGAACAAATGCGGTGGCGGCATGCGTGGTTTTCAAAAATGGCAAACCTTCAAAAAAAGATTATCGGCATTTTAATATTAAAACGGTAGAGGGCCCAAATGATTTTGCGTCTATGGAAGAAATTATTTATCGCCGGTATAAACGATTGCTTGAAGAGAATGCTTCACTGCCTCAACTTATAGTGATTGATGGCGGAAAAGGTCAGTTGAGTGCCGCATTAAAAAGCATTGATGAATTAGGGTTACGAGGCAAAATTGCATTGGTGGGTATCGCAAAAAAACTGGAAGAAATATTTTTTCCCGGTGATTCTGTTCCGGTATATATTGACAAACGCTCTGAGTCGTTAAAAGTAATTCAGCACATGCGTAATGAAGCGCATCGCTTTGGTATTACGCATCACCGAAATAAGCGGAGCAAAGCTGCCATAGGTTCTGAGCTCACTTGGATTGATGGTATAGGCGAAAAAACAGCTGAAGAATTGTTACGTCATTTCAAGTCAATCAAACGTATAAGAGGAGCCAATGAAAATGAACTCACCGAAATAATTGGTCAGGCAAAAGCAAAGTTGGTGATTCAATACTTTCAAAATTCTAGTGGATAAGTACTGATCTGAAGGTTGAATAATTATTGGTT
This genomic stretch from Crocinitomicaceae bacterium harbors:
- the uvrC gene encoding excinuclease ABC subunit UvrC: MSDHLKDKIKTLPDSPGVYQYFDKNGTIIYIGKAKDLKKRVTSYFVKEHDNAKTTILVRKIADIKYIVVETELDALLLENNLIKKYQPRYNILLKDDKTYPWICIKNEEFPRVFYTRRVIKDGSKYFGPYASGKMMHTLLDLIRDVYPLRNCTLNLSKKNIDQKKYKVCLEYHIGNCKGPCIGEQTEKEYDDYIHEIKNILRGNVSSVISELKQLMKKKSEALLFEDALLIKEKIETLENYHSKSAVVSPAIHNVDVISMVEDENEAYVNYLKINNGAIIQGHTVEVKKKLDETPAEIIPLVLVEMRERFGDEAKEIISEIDISEIFKNLIITVPQRGEKKSLLELSQRNAKFFMLEKHKQEKLIDPERHTERILSTIQKDFRLKDLPSHMECFDNSNFQGTNAVAACVVFKNGKPSKKDYRHFNIKTVEGPNDFASMEEIIYRRYKRLLEENASLPQLIVIDGGKGQLSAALKSIDELGLRGKIALVGIAKKLEEIFFPGDSVPVYIDKRSESLKVIQHMRNEAHRFGITHHRNKRSKAAIGSELTWIDGIGEKTAEELLRHFKSIKRIRGANENELTEIIGQAKAKLVIQYFQNSSG